One genomic segment of Clostridium saccharoperbutylacetonicum N1-4(HMT) includes these proteins:
- a CDS encoding Cfr family 23S rRNA (adenine(2503)-C(8))-methyltransferase, which yields MKQTKTKYGKIKQILSNLKLPDYRYEQLTKAIFHQRIDNFEDMHILPKALRIALVNEFGNNVSSVIPVFSQDSKQAQKLLFELTDGERIEAVGLKYKQGWESFCISSQCGCGFGCRFCATGSAGFKRNLTADEITDQLLYFYFNDHRLNSISFMGMGEAFANPELFDAVKILIDQNLFGLSQRRITISTIGIIPGIQRLTKEFPQVNLAFSLHSPFESQRSDLMPINKRFPLNEVMKTLDEHIIHTGRRVFIAYIMLEGINDSKEHAEAVVGLLKNRGSWENLYHIDLIPYNSTNKTTFKFQSSSAIKQFCSILKKAGISVTVRAQFGSEISAACGQLYYENEL from the coding sequence ATGAAACAGACAAAAACAAAATATGGAAAAATAAAACAAATATTATCAAATTTAAAATTACCTGATTATAGATACGAGCAGCTTACAAAAGCTATTTTTCATCAAAGAATAGATAATTTTGAAGATATGCATATACTACCAAAAGCGTTAAGGATAGCTTTAGTAAATGAGTTTGGAAATAATGTATCTAGTGTAATACCTGTTTTTTCACAAGATTCTAAACAGGCTCAAAAATTGTTATTCGAATTGACTGATGGAGAAAGAATAGAAGCTGTTGGATTAAAGTATAAACAGGGGTGGGAATCGTTTTGTATTTCTTCCCAATGTGGTTGTGGTTTTGGATGTCGTTTTTGTGCAACGGGAAGTGCTGGATTTAAGCGCAATCTTACTGCTGATGAGATAACTGACCAATTACTTTATTTCTATTTTAATGACCATAGATTGAATAGTATTTCATTTATGGGAATGGGTGAGGCTTTTGCAAATCCGGAGTTATTTGATGCAGTAAAAATTTTAATTGACCAAAATTTATTTGGGTTAAGTCAACGAAGAATTACTATTTCAACAATTGGCATTATACCAGGAATTCAAAGATTGACCAAAGAATTTCCACAAGTGAATCTGGCTTTTTCACTCCATTCACCATTTGAAAGTCAACGAAGCGATTTAATGCCTATAAATAAAAGATTTCCATTAAATGAGGTAATGAAGACATTAGATGAACATATCATTCATACGGGACGACGAGTGTTTATTGCTTATATTATGCTTGAAGGAATTAATGATTCGAAAGAACATGCAGAGGCAGTTGTAGGTTTATTGAAAAATCGTGGTTCATGGGAGAATTTATATCACATTGATTTGATACCTTATAATTCTACGAACAAAACAACTTTTAAATTTCAATCTTCAAGTGCTATCAAGCAATTTTGCAGTATACTAAAGAAAGCTGGTATTAGTGTAACTGTTAGAGCACAATTTGGTTCTGAAATTAGTGCTGCTTGTGGACAGTTGTATTATGAAAATGAATTATGA
- a CDS encoding glycoside hydrolase family 43 protein, which translates to MKKVLSMIIISAASILLFPVVCHAENPIVQTRYTADPAPMVYNGTCYLYTGHDEDGSTYYTMNDWRCYSSTDMVNWVDCGSPLSYSTFSWAKGDAWAGQCIPRNGKFYYYVPVNQKNGGMAIGVAVSDSPTGPFKDALGHPLASTGTGDIDPTVFIDDNGQAYLYWGNPNLYYVKLNQDMISYSGSIVKVPLTTEGFGVRNGNAQKPTLYEEGPWFYKQNGMYYMVYAAGGIPEYICYSTSTSPTGPWQYRGKIMPTQGKSFTNHPGVIDYKGNSYFFYHNGALPGGSGFTRSVCVEQFKYNADGTFPTINMTTTGVPAISNLNPYVKTEAETICTESGVQTEKCSEGGQNISNIENGDWIKVKGVNFGTGAASFNARVASATSGGNIELRLDSPTGTLIGTCSVQGTGGWQSWVNKSCKVSGAKGVHDLYLKFTGGNGYLLNVNWWQFSSNDSTGGKLSYGGDN; encoded by the coding sequence ATGAAAAAAGTATTAAGTATGATAATTATTTCAGCTGCTTCAATACTACTTTTTCCAGTAGTATGTCATGCAGAGAATCCAATTGTACAAACTAGGTATACTGCTGATCCTGCTCCAATGGTTTATAACGGTACTTGCTATTTGTATACCGGGCATGATGAGGATGGATCAACTTACTACACTATGAACGACTGGAGATGCTATTCCTCAACAGATATGGTAAATTGGGTAGATTGTGGTTCACCATTATCTTACTCTACATTTAGTTGGGCAAAAGGTGATGCATGGGCTGGTCAATGCATTCCTAGAAACGGTAAATTCTATTACTATGTTCCTGTAAACCAAAAAAATGGGGGAATGGCAATAGGTGTTGCTGTTTCAGATAGTCCTACTGGACCTTTTAAAGATGCTCTTGGACATCCACTAGCTTCTACTGGTACTGGTGATATTGATCCAACAGTATTTATCGATGATAACGGACAAGCTTATTTATATTGGGGAAACCCTAATCTCTATTATGTAAAGTTAAATCAAGATATGATTTCCTATTCAGGAAGCATTGTAAAAGTACCTTTAACCACAGAAGGGTTTGGAGTGCGTAATGGAAATGCTCAAAAACCAACTTTATATGAAGAAGGTCCATGGTTCTACAAACAAAATGGAATGTATTACATGGTATATGCAGCTGGAGGTATACCTGAATATATTTGTTATTCCACAAGTACAAGTCCTACTGGGCCATGGCAATATAGGGGGAAAATCATGCCTACTCAAGGCAAAAGCTTTACAAATCATCCAGGAGTAATTGATTATAAAGGAAATTCCTACTTTTTCTATCATAATGGCGCTTTACCAGGAGGCAGTGGCTTCACACGTTCAGTATGTGTAGAGCAATTTAAATATAATGCTGATGGCACATTTCCAACAATAAATATGACCACAACCGGTGTACCTGCTATTAGTAATTTAAATCCATATGTAAAAACTGAAGCTGAAACAATTTGTACAGAATCAGGTGTTCAAACAGAAAAATGCAGTGAAGGTGGACAAAATATATCTAATATTGAAAATGGTGATTGGATAAAGGTTAAAGGTGTTAATTTTGGTACAGGTGCAGCATCTTTTAATGCAAGAGTAGCTTCAGCAACCAGCGGAGGGAATATTGAACTTCGTCTTGATAGTCCAACAGGTACTTTAATTGGAACATGTAGTGTTCAAGGTACTGGTGGCTGGCAATCTTGGGTTAATAAATCTTGTAAAGTAAGTGGTGCAAAAGGTGTACATGACTTATACCTAAAATTTACTGGAGGAAATGGTTATTTATTAAATGTAAATTGGTGGCAATTTAGTAGTAATGATTCCACAGGAGGAAAATTATCATATGGAGGAGATAATTAA
- a CDS encoding AAA family ATPase: MKIAMTGKGGVGKTTISALIARRLAQKGYKVLAIDADADANFASALGINIKEHEIKPIAEMEKLIEEKMGTGEDIGKGLYTLNPFVGDIPDRFSIHHEGVDFLAVGTVIKGGVGCYCSENKLLKRLINHIVLKRQESVIIDMEAGLEHLSRGTAQGIDTFIVVVEPGQRSLETAVNVKKMAKEIGVDNIYAIANKVRNEEELNLIKDYLNDIELLSSIPYSNLISIADLKGKSPADLADDNLIETVDFIISKCSNI, encoded by the coding sequence ATGAAAATAGCAATGACCGGAAAAGGTGGAGTTGGTAAGACTACTATATCTGCATTAATAGCGAGAAGACTTGCTCAAAAGGGTTATAAGGTATTAGCAATTGATGCTGATGCTGATGCAAACTTTGCTTCTGCCCTAGGAATAAATATAAAAGAACATGAAATCAAACCAATAGCAGAGATGGAAAAACTAATTGAGGAAAAGATGGGTACTGGAGAAGATATAGGAAAAGGACTTTATACTCTAAACCCATTTGTTGGAGATATCCCAGATCGTTTTTCAATTCATCATGAAGGTGTAGACTTTCTAGCTGTTGGAACAGTTATAAAAGGTGGGGTTGGCTGTTATTGCTCAGAAAATAAACTTCTGAAAAGACTTATAAACCATATTGTATTAAAGAGACAGGAAAGTGTAATTATTGATATGGAAGCAGGTCTTGAACACCTCTCTAGAGGTACTGCTCAGGGAATTGATACATTTATTGTAGTTGTAGAACCAGGTCAAAGAAGTCTTGAAACCGCTGTAAATGTTAAAAAAATGGCTAAGGAAATCGGAGTAGATAATATCTATGCTATCGCTAATAAGGTTCGAAATGAAGAAGAATTAAATCTTATAAAAGATTATCTTAATGATATAGAACTGCTTTCTTCTATACCTTATAGTAATTTGATTTCTATAGCTGATTTAAAAGGTAAATCTCCAGCTGACTTAGCTGATGATAATCTAATTGAAACAGTAGATTTTATAATATCTAAATGTAGTAATATTTAA
- the cooS gene encoding anaerobic carbon-monoxide dehydrogenase catalytic subunit, with amino-acid sequence MNKCYNSSNNCLIDKAKAEKINLVWHRYEKMKPLCGFGEKGICCRICMKGPCRIDPFGNGAQEGICGANADTIVARNLVRMIASGTAAHSLHGKEIAKTILHIAKGETKNYEIKDVEKLKSVAKKLNINVDGKSVNDIAKEVAYKSLEDYSRFEEDPCTWLASNITTSRLNKLNSLGVALNNIESSVTDIMSRTHMGTDADPINLLLAGLRCALGDFTGMELSTNLSDILFGTPEPVISEANLGVIRADAVNIAVHGHNPLLSEIIVDVADEMQQEAINAGAPGGINIVGVCCTGNEVLLRRGIPLASNYLSQELVILTGALEAMIVDVQCIMPSLSKIASCYHTKLYTTMVEAKISGADHADLIGDKAIENAKEIIRKAIEAFKRRDTNKVLIPEEKNKIIAGFSTESIVNLLSKIDNEKPLRPIIDNIVNGNIRGITLFAGCNNVKITQDHNFVEMAKTLLENNILILATGCGAGAFAKNSLMNSEATLKYAGESLKAVLTLLGNEAGLNSPLPPVLHMGSCVDNSRGVDLAVALANELGVDLNQLPLVASAPELMSEKAISIGTWVAGLGLPLHIGLMPPVSGSTLVTNVLTLGLKNLVDGYFIVEEDPSKAAHIIIETIEEKRAALNITSNFRGTV; translated from the coding sequence ATGAATAAATGTTATAACAGTTCAAATAATTGTCTAATTGATAAAGCTAAAGCAGAAAAAATTAATTTAGTTTGGCATCGTTACGAAAAGATGAAACCTCTTTGTGGATTTGGCGAAAAAGGAATCTGCTGCAGAATTTGTATGAAAGGTCCTTGTAGAATTGATCCTTTTGGAAACGGAGCCCAAGAAGGAATTTGTGGTGCTAATGCAGATACAATTGTTGCTCGTAATTTAGTTAGAATGATAGCATCTGGTACCGCTGCTCATTCACTTCACGGAAAAGAAATTGCAAAGACTATCTTGCATATTGCAAAAGGAGAGACTAAAAACTATGAAATTAAAGATGTAGAAAAGCTAAAATCTGTTGCTAAAAAATTAAATATAAATGTTGATGGAAAAAGTGTAAATGATATAGCTAAAGAGGTTGCTTATAAAAGTTTAGAGGATTATTCTCGTTTCGAAGAAGACCCTTGTACTTGGCTAGCTAGCAATATAACCACATCCAGATTAAACAAACTTAATAGTTTAGGTGTTGCCTTAAACAACATTGAATCTTCTGTTACAGATATTATGTCTAGAACTCATATGGGTACTGATGCAGATCCAATCAACTTATTGTTAGCTGGTCTTAGATGTGCTCTTGGTGACTTTACTGGGATGGAGCTTTCAACAAATCTTTCCGATATCTTGTTTGGTACTCCAGAACCAGTAATTAGTGAAGCAAATCTTGGAGTTATTAGAGCTGATGCTGTTAATATTGCTGTTCACGGCCACAATCCATTACTTAGCGAGATTATAGTAGATGTAGCAGACGAAATGCAACAGGAGGCAATAAATGCTGGAGCACCAGGTGGAATCAACATCGTGGGAGTTTGCTGTACTGGAAATGAAGTCTTATTAAGGAGGGGTATACCACTAGCCTCTAACTATCTTTCACAAGAATTAGTAATCCTTACAGGAGCCCTAGAAGCAATGATTGTAGATGTACAATGTATTATGCCTTCTCTTTCTAAAATTGCATCCTGTTATCACACAAAACTATATACAACTATGGTCGAAGCTAAGATATCTGGTGCTGACCATGCAGATTTAATAGGCGATAAAGCTATCGAAAACGCAAAAGAAATTATTAGAAAAGCTATAGAAGCCTTTAAAAGGCGTGATACTAATAAAGTATTAATTCCAGAGGAAAAAAATAAAATAATTGCTGGATTTAGCACAGAATCTATAGTTAACCTTCTTAGCAAAATTGACAATGAAAAACCTCTAAGGCCCATAATTGATAACATAGTTAATGGAAATATCAGAGGAATTACTCTATTTGCAGGATGCAATAATGTTAAAATAACTCAAGATCATAACTTTGTAGAAATGGCTAAGACATTATTGGAAAACAATATATTAATATTAGCTACAGGCTGTGGTGCTGGAGCCTTTGCCAAAAATTCATTGATGAATTCTGAAGCAACTCTTAAATATGCCGGAGAGAGTTTAAAAGCTGTTTTAACACTGCTCGGAAACGAAGCTGGATTGAATTCTCCACTGCCACCAGTACTTCACATGGGCTCTTGTGTTGATAATAGTCGCGGCGTTGATCTAGCTGTTGCTCTTGCTAATGAACTAGGAGTTGATCTTAATCAACTACCTTTAGTAGCTTCTGCTCCAGAACTTATGAGCGAGAAAGCAATATCAATTGGAACTTGGGTAGCCGGACTTGGATTACCACTTCATATAGGACTTATGCCTCCTGTTAGCGGAAGTACGCTAGTTACCAATGTTCTTACTTTAGGATTGAAAAATTTAGTAGATGGATATTTTATTGTTGAAGAGGATCCATCAAAGGCTGCACATATAATAATTGAAACAATAGAAGAAAAAAGAGCAGCCTTAAACATCACATCTAATTTTAGGGGGACTGTATAA